GAACCGGGGGATGCGGAGGCGAGCCGGGGATGCCCCCCCGGTGCCGGGGCTGACCCGGGGCTCTGCCGGGCCCGCACCGCACGCCGCGGCCGCGGGTGGAAAATGCCTTGTGTGTCTTGAAGCCACAGCCCAGCCACCAAAGCACGGCGAcggtgttgttttttttttttttcttagttaacaatggaaactttttttttttttcagtatttcccTCCAGCCCGAGCCGAgcgagaagagaaaaaaaaaaaaaacttgttcCGCTGAGTTCAACCCCAGACAGACTCACAACTTCCTTCCTGCTCTCCTACCCCCCTCCCTccgctctcctcctcctcctcggcgctcctctccctctcctcctcctcctcctcctcctgctcctgctttctCCGCCTTTCCAGCCGCACCGGGAGCGGGCGCCGGGGCCGCGGCGCGGAGCTGCCCGGAGCCGCTCGGAGCGCGGAGCCGCCCGGAGCGCGGAGCCTCGGCCGCCGCGGCGCGGAGGGGCAGAGCCCGGAGCGGCCGGCCCGCCCCGGGGCGAGGAGAGGCGCTCGGGGCCGCGGAGTGAGCGGGCGGGAGTCCCGGCAGCCCCGCGGCGATGGTTTCGGCAGCGCCCCGCGGCCGCCGGCGGGCGCTGCCGGGCGGCGCGCACTGAGGCGGGCGCGGATCCCGACCCAGGTAAGAGCGGTGAGGGGGAAAGGCGAGGGGGTCGCGGCCGCCCCTCCGCCCGGGGATGTccggcagcagccccggggCGGTGCGGGGGCCAGCAGGGCCCCGCGGAGAGGAAGGGGCgagctgggggcaggcagaggggccGGGTGGTGCCCCGGGCTGTCCCACAGCCGAAGTGTGGCCGAGCACCTTGTGCCGGTGCTCGCTTGGGCAGCCGAGCCcgagtgctgggagctgtgccggAGATCCCTGCAAAGAGCGGCTGTCcgcgctgctgggctctgctgagccTCGCAATGCCTGCAAGCAGTGCCTGGAGGGATGGGAAGCCCTTTGGTCACACCGCCTGCTGGGACTGCGCTTGGGCTTGAGGGCATTTACCTGCCAGGAGCCTCACAGGGATACCGCTGATAGCATCGCACACGAGTGCTTCCAGAGGCGTGTACACCCATAGCCGGAGTTAGCGCACTGTGTGTAAACAAGTTTGTACTCTCATGTGGGCAGTGTGTTTGTGCAGATCTCAGGAGCGCCCATGCCCCGGCatgggatggggactgcagctccagggcacaTGGAGCAAACAGGAGGTGACGGAAAGCACAGTGACACgaacagggacacagagagccACCTCCGAAAGCAGAGCCTCTCTCACGTGTGTACATAGTCACACACTCGGCAGAGCAAACAGCACTGCACATCTCTGCATGTGGGGTCTGGGCTGTGACTTGGAGGCATTTGCAGCCTTGCAGTGTCCCGGACAGCGGATGTGCGCAGGGAAGGCACATTTAGCCAGGGCATTCATGAAGATGTGCAAGACCGTGTTGTTGCACATGGTAATTTAGGAGACTAACTGGAGATGTGACCCTGTACCATAGAAAGCAGTGCAAGCAGGGAGTCGTCCCATGTATCACGTAACATAAATCCATTCCTGAGACTTGGTCTTGCTATAGGTGATAGACTGAAGGGTGGCAAATTAAAGTTGTTTGCAGTTTTTTATCTTCCTTTAGAAAATGCCAGGTTTTGGGGCGAGCACTTGAAAGCTGCCAACTTTCAGTTCTCACCAGTTCACCATAATTCTCTTATTCTGTTGTGGGAATGGGTGCTGGCTGTGTGTCCTCTCGGACACTGCTGTGTCGACAGGCAACCTGGAGAGGgggcagggaaggcagggaagAGGGGAAACAGCCGCAAACCTGACTTCCCTTTCCCTCAGATCCTTGTGACGGCTGGCCCGTGTCCCCACGGGTGGCACACTGGGCATGCATGCAGGTGGGAGGGACGCACAGGAAAGGAAGAGTCTGGCACTCTCTGTGTGCCCAACTGCATGGTGAGCTGAGGGAGGGCACAGAACTACTCTCACTGCTTCTCTCTCCTCAGCTGTCCCGTTTTATGGAGCTGCGGGCCAGCggggccagcccagctccccgttctcctgctggccatgctgctgctCCCGTCGTGCCGAGAGCCCCGCAGAGCCTGAGCGCCGAGGCGGCAGTGGCGACGGCCCCCCTGTGCTCCCCGGCTGACTACTATGGCCGTGTACTGCTATGCGCTCAATAGCTTGGTGATGATGAATAGCAACAGCGAGGTGACCAGCGGCGGGAGCAAGACGCCGCCTCCTCCCGGACAAGTGCTGCCCAGGGGTCCGGAGACGCCCGGCGGCTGCCGCTCGCTCCCCGTCTTCAGCCCGGCCCCGGTGCCGCCCCGCTCTCCGCGCTGCGGGCCCGCTTTCCTCTTCCCGCTGcctgaggagcccctgaggcagccgggcagccccggcgggcggcggggcagCCGCGGCGAGGAGGGACAGCCAGGGCCGCCCATGGCACGGCAGCTCCAGCGGGAGCTGCACAACGTGCAGGTGAACCAGAAAGTGGGGCTCTTCGAGGCACACATCCAGGCGCACAGCTCCGCCGCCcagccgccccgcagcccccggctGGCCCGGCCCCGTCCGGCCAGCCCCACCGCGGCACCGGCGCTGGCACTCGGGACTGCACCCCGGCCCCGAGCCCTCGGGGAGAGCGAGGCCCCCGATGCTGGTGGGGAGCAGCTTTGTGTGAGCGCTGCAGAGCCCGCCAGGAGGCCAGGGATGGCGGTGGGGCtggcagacagcagcagcaacccCCTGGAGCAGTGCGGGCCTGACGCAGCACGGCAGGAGGAGGTGGTGGTGGTTCCCACAGGACTGAAGGGGCAGCACCCAGCCGTGGGTGGGAGCATCCCTGCCGTCATTGTCACAGACCTGGGGGGCCCGGAGGAGGAGGCGGGCGCCGTgccccctggcagcctgcccgTCCGGAAGCTCTCATCGTCCTCTGCGTCTTCCACTGGCTTCTCCTCGTCCTGGGAGGAGTCTGAGGAGGACATCTCCAGCGACCCCGAGCGCACCCTGGACCAGACCCCCGCCTTCCTGCAGACCCTGGACCAGCAGAAACCCCGAGTGGTgagtcctgcagcagccctgggcagggggtgAAGGGTGGCGGCGTCCCTGCTCCAAGGCacggctgcagcagcagggcacgagTCTGCTGCAGCAGAGTTCTGCAGAGAAACTTTACACTTGCTCAGTGGTGCTCGCTTTTCCTCACACGAAAAGCTTCCAGACTGGGAAGAGGGGTTCCTAGCCGGAAAATCCTCTCACAAGAGAGTAGTGGTACCTGTTCCATTGTGCACAGTCCTTGCAGAGCTTCCCTGGTGCTGCAAAGCTGCCTGCCAGCATGCTTAAAATACATCCATGGACTGCAGCCTTCTGCTGACATGTGGTTACGAGCCTCAGTTTTTCCtcagcacagcttccctgggtgCTGGAGGTTTCCCATGGTTTACATGAGCCTGAGGGAGAATTTGTTTCCTCCCTGGAGTTGAAACTGTGTGGGCCAACTGTCTGTTCAGGTTTACAGTGATGCCCATCACCACAATTTCACACAGAAGCAAAATGCTCTAGAAATTCTGGTAATTCCTCTTTTGAATAATACTTCTTGGTTGTGGGGTATCTTATATTTCAGGTAAGCATATTTTTATTAGGTATTTATATTAAGTTCATTTGTTTCAGGATCTTTGTTGTGGAGCTGGTTGTGAGACTTAAGGCGAGAGAAATCATCGCCTTAGTTGATTTGTGCTTCCCTTAGAGAAGAAAGGTCTCCTCAGAGAGGAGAGCTCTGAGGCATTCTCCAAAGGCATGAGACAGTCATGGGATTTGTTGTGTCACTAGGGGAGTTCATTGCATGTGTGAGTGCATCACAcagagcctgctttgctctgagCTGTTACACCACTTGTCCAGAGGGCTTTGAACCACTTTAACCCAGAGCAGGGCacccatcacgaggctctcccGCCAGCACATGGTCTCTGCTCCCATCCAGCTCTGAGACATTCCATTGATTTGAGCCCAGCACTGAAGCATCCCAGTGAATCCTTGAAACATACCGGACAACCCAGTGGCTCCTTAGTTTAAAGAGTTTAACAAAGGCTCATGAACTTTCAATGGTGTATTTCACTATGTTTAATTTCCTGTAGACCCATGGTGGTGAAACTCCTGCTAAATGCAATGACACAAGGAAAACTAGTGCAGGGAAACATCTAAGTGAAGGCATCAAACTTGGAAGAACTGAGACTGTGGTTTGTAAAACACTCAGCAGGCTGGAATAAGTATCTTTTCTTTTGCACTCCTTTTGTCCTATTCCAAGAATTCAGGCTTGGTTCCGCtcaggatggagcagcagctgagtaAAAGCAGTTAGCAAAGTTATGAGCCTGTAGTTCATCGTGTTTGCAGACAGTTTTGTATTTTGGGGCTCTCAGCTGATGAATCAGCTTGTTCCCTTTGGGAGCTGCTACAATCCCTCTGCTGATTAAATTCTGCTGGTTTTATGTGCATGAGCTGTAGTAATCTCTGCTCCATTCTCTGCACTGATGACTGTTCCTGGTGCCAGATCCCACTGATCTGCTGCTGCAAACAGTTCATTGATGGGCAGAAGCATGCCTGATGCTCCTGTGGAAAGCTTCCTGGAGCCTCAGGCTGACTCTGCACCACCTCCCGTGGCctccctgagctcagccagGCCAATGGCTCAGCAGTGAACAGGCAAGGCTCATTTGTATTGCTAAAAGCTCTGCGTGAGAGAGAGCTCAGATCAGCTCTAACTGCTGGGCTCCATGGGGACTGCTCAGGCTAAAGGAGATGAAGATGTGGTCCAAAATGTGTCAGGCAGCCTAAGGAGGTGCACTTGATTTTGTGTTTCAGTGCTGGAGTCCCAGCAGGGGCAGCAAGGCTAATTTACAGTGATACTTTCCACTGGGCTCCACGGGTCCCATGCAGGGCTGATCACTGACTTTGGCAGGTTATAGTCAACTTCTCAGCAGGATCATGTGCAAATGCCCAGTAATTCAAAATTGATTTCGTATAAATAACACCCAGCTTTGTGTACTGGTTGGCAGCATCTTGTAAATCCATAACGCCAGCAGAAGGCAGCTACTGAGGCAGTGTCAGGTTGCACACTCATTTGTTTTCATGAACTCACTGTTTCCTTTCAACAACGCACACGGTCTGGAAATGAGTTGTGTAATGAGGGAGAATGTGTGAGAAGCTCTCTCCACAACTCGTGCTTTTAGTCAAATCCTGGGAGATCTCAACCCAGAGATACCAAGGTGCCTCTGGGTGGGTTGAGTAGATaaaggcagggcaggcagagagccctgctggcacaggagaGCCTCCTGTTCTACCTGCAGGAGAGGTAATGAGGAGTGGCAGGAAAGCAGTTCCTGCTGCAGATACAGTCTGTGCTGCACATCTCACATAGCCTGTTTACAGATTTGATAAACAGCAggcctgctcctgcccttccttTCTGGAGGCTGTCTGCTTTAGCAAATCTGTTAGGGATGTCCGGCGGTGTGTTGTGGTTCCTCCTGACATCCCGGGGAAAGAGGCACATCCCTCCGGCTGGCATGGACTCGTCCTCCACTTGTGCTGCAGGTAGGAAACTTTGTTTGTGTTCAGGCCTgaaaactggccagtaagaaAATCGTGTTGCCAAGTGCAAGGGAAGGAGGCATTGTGGCCACATTTTTGGGCGCTGTGACCCggagcagctctgtgagtgAAACGGGCTCTGTGTCTGTTTGTTGAAGCAGTTtgctcagggctgtccctgtccctgcacagcaccagggGACAGTGACCCTGCCATGCTGGTTGCAGACTTGTCAAGTGCAGTGACAGTAAGAGCAAGGTGACGTTTTGCTGTTTAATTGCAAATCCACTTAAGGTCTGAGTAAACTTCCACGTAAGGGCTTTGCAGCTGTGGCTTTCCCCGGGCTGTGGGCTGCTGCCGGAGAAACCCCACGCTTGTTTGTTGATGGTTTCAGAGACACTCGAGCGATTGCAcctctggggctgtgtgggaGGGACGGGCTGTCCGGGCAGCACCTtggcatggggacactgtggttTGGAAATCCCACAGGGGAGCACTCTGTGCACACCAACATGGGCAGTTTGGGTGAGGAGCTGACCTGAGGCCTTAGGAGATTTCGCACCTAAAACAAGATACCTTCTAGCTGTGACTCCCACTGACTTCTCGACTTTAAAAATAGCAGAGTGTGAGCTTTGCCATTCTGGGGGCTCTGTTGGCTCTTCCCAAGGATGTACTCTGCAGCAGGAGACTTGTCCCACTCTTGCAGCTTGGCTGCGCCCCTTCAGCAAAAGCCGTTCCAAAGCTGGTCATTAGTGAGTCCTTGTCATTGACCTAAATTCCCCAGTTTGTCAGCTTCTCCAAAAGTGGAGACAAAGCAACAGACAAGTggggggaaaggcaggagctgtgcaagcAAGCACGTACTATAGAAAAATAATGGCATGTTGGGGGGGAAGGAACCCCTTCCTGGAAAATCAGTGCAAGACACTGGAGCGTTCCTCTTCCTGGCtttcccacagctgctgtggaagcACAAGGATGTACAGCAGAATAGTAATCAAGGGACTTGGTGCTCTGTGAAACTTCTGCTCCCTTCAGCAGGCTGAGTAGATTTCTCAGAATAAGAGACTTCCATTAACCTGTGCGAGATGGCAAGGACTTTTGGAAAAACCTAACAGCACTGCTGATGACAGGCATTCTTTTAATTGATTTATTTGTTTGACTCACAATGGCTGTTAATGCAGTCCTGAAAGCAGCCAAGTTTAGATAGGGTTAGTGTCAGCCAAGGGCCTCTGGGACCTTTGCTTATTTCTCTTTGAGATGATCCAAGGCATAAGCTGACAACAGGAGTCCTGATTTGTTCCTATAAAAATCAATCAAATTAAATGTGCTTTCATTCCCTTTCCAAGCTGTCTCTGTGATCAGGAAGTCTCCCCGTAACAGAAATCATGACCACATGGCTATGGTGATACATGCAAGCCCTGTGAATATATATCTTTATGCCAAGTGTGTTTATGTGTTTCACTCCTTACTCCCACTGTGTTTGTCTTAAAAGCTCCTGAGCTTATGAGCCTGTGAGTGGTATCTCTGATTTAGTATCAATATAATGCCTGTGAGTGGTATCTCTGATTTAGTATCAATGCCTGGTGTGTTAGAGCCCTGCTGGCTCACTCAGAAGAGTGACTGTTCTTTTAGCAGTGCACATCATTGAAAGGGAAGATGCTCAGCACACCTGGTAAGGGATGGAgtctccctgctgcaggaagagcAGCGGGGAGAGGGGAATGAGGTGGGCAGGTGTGTGTTTCCCCTTTCAGAGCAGCAGGCTCAGCAGGCCTGGCAGCACGGTGTGTTCTGGGATGGAATGGGGACACCCCGCTGCTCACCGGGCTGGGCAGAGCTTCAGGCTCTTTGTGGATATGGAGCCTGTGCACCCAGGGACTCCACAAAGCACCACTCCCTATTCCACAGCTAATCCTCTACCTGCTCATGTCACCTGCTCAGGGAATAAGCAGCTTTTTATGGGCTCCCACCCACGGAGGCCAAGGGAAGATGCTGCCATAACCCAGTGAGAGACATATGGTGCTGCTTCAAGTCTGTTTTCATCAGCACTTTTAGGCTCATTGGGAAAGGTTTCTTCTCTATGCACATTCTCCATGATTGACAGGGCAGGAATTGCATGGCACATAGCAGATCCTTTTCATAGAGGAGCTCACTTGCTAGCACAGCTGCTGTCTCttgcatatttttttattttgtttctcgaaaaaaaaattcatgctGAAAGCGTCCATGAAAGTAGCAAAATAAACCTCCCCCCGTACTTCTGAGGTGCAGGAAGCACAAACATCAGGCCCATCATCCTTAGGGTCCCCAGCTCTGGAAGGAGCCagatttcctcctcttctgttGGGAATTGCAGGATGCCAGGAGCTTGCCTGTTTGGATCCTTTGGATGGAAAACTGAACGTCCGCAGAGAGAATTTCATGGATCAGTGGAAACTTCAGAGTTTTGTCTTCACCTTTTTAGAGGCTTGCAATGACAAAACCCAAACTGTAGTCAGCACCTGTCTCATGTTTTCCATATGATTTCTGTAATATGTCAGGACAGATTTGCATGTGAAGAAAACATTTAGTGCAGCACTGAGCTCTCACGTGCCATGTGATGGCTGAGCTCATGTTTTCTTTACATGTAATTCTGTTCTAGCTCACTACAGCAATAATGGCATCTATGGATGACACTAAATGTTGCTTCAGCTAAGCTTAGTCTTCTGTAATGGTTGAAGATTATTTTGTTTATACCAGTAGGTAAATTTGTGCAGTAAATTTGACCTGCTTTCTTCCAATGAAGCCCAGCCAAGCTTTCTAAGAAAGATATGTTAGTATTTAACAGACAGTGAAAACTAAATGTTAACATTTTCAAATCACTGAGTAACTTTGCAGCTAATCCCTTTTCTTAAATGTGACTTTTTGGGGATTGCTGGCTCCCACACTTGCTGTGTCACTTGAAATGGCCCTTTTATGGCATTCATCTTGCTTAGCCTTGCTGGGTGTCTCCTCAGGCATCCTAAGTTTCTCCTAATGTAGCTTTCTTCTCCCTTACTCTAATGGGATGTTGACAGCCAGCCCAAGAGTTTGCCTTGAGACAGAGGAATCTGTTTCTGAATCTCTTCTATAAAATTTATtggaatttcatttttttcctacacATAAAAACCCAGGTCATGCATAACCTGCACAACAGCTCCAAGTAGTTCAGAAAGCTGATTCAGTCTGATACCAGCCTCAAAGGCaagtgcctgtggctggcttTTAAATCAGTGTTTGGGCAGCAAAATTCAACTTGCTCTGTAACAGGATGCTCATCCAGCAGTGCCTTTCAGCATGAATTGGTGCAGGTACATTCTGAAGTTGGGGGTCTCCAGCTGCAAGGTTGTCTTTTCAGCCATGAAAAGAAagaagtgatttttctttttctttctttttcttttttttttttttgtagtgaaGAAAGTTCTTTTCATTAATGGCATGGGAAAAGGGACAAGCCAGCAGAAGGAATTCAGTTCTTCTTTTGGATGTAAGATTTATTGCTGGTCAAAACACAAGGATTGCTTTTGGAAGGAGAAGCTAGGGGGTAAAACAACAAGTGCTTAGCACTTACAACTACTTCTTGTAAGCAGTACAGTGTAGTATCTGATCAGTGCTACACAACAGGAACTTCATTAGCATTCTGCACTGTTGTGGTTTTAAGTAATAGTAAAGCATCCCTCGTCTCTGTGAAAGACAGAGATGTGCTCAGGAGGGACATGCCTGCAGACATTTTAATGAGCTAGATTCAAAGGGCAGGATCAGGTTGTCTCTTCACTGTTTGCTTCACACCCTTGATTTGCAGAGATGTCAGCACTCGGGGCTGCTGTGGCGTGGACCTTGCTGAACTGATGTGAGTTTTCCCCAGGGTTTCATCCTTGACTTTCAGTCTTGTACTTGAGGTTTGGACAATGGGTTCCTGTACTGTGCAAAGCAGAGGGAGGTCTCACGGGGCCTGCAGTCTTTGCTGTCACAAAGCTCCCTGTGAGACACAGCCAGGATGAGGACCAGTGTATCTACACCAGGAGTGACCAGCACGACGTTTTGGTGGAATTGCCACGGCGAGGAGATGACACAACTCTTCCCTCCCACTCCACCAGCATTTGCAGAAGGGGCTGTTTAGCAAGGGCTGAGCAATGGCAGCACCTACCTTcagcctcagctcctcctcctcccccttcgCTTCCTGTCCCTTTGCCCTTGCTTGGGCAATTCATCTGCAGCGAGATAGAATCAAAGAACCCTCTTCCTTTGCTAAACAATTTGCTCCTTTTGTTAGGGTCAGATAAAACGCTGATAAAAGCTGTTGCAGGAGCATGCTGCAGGTTTGGCCCTTGATCGTTTGTGCTCACTCCTGCAGGTATCCAGTTACATCTTGTGGTAAATCCAACCTTCAGCTGAATTAATGAACCAGAGGTGCAGGTTCACAGGTACAGTGCCTCAGAGCCTCTGCAGACAGGAGGTTTGTACATGGAAAGTTCTGCAGGGAGCCTTTTTGGAAGCTGCATTTTAGGGTTGGGtgtttttctcttgtttcttgCTCAACAGTCTCTGATCCCTGCCACTCTGGAGAAGGGCAGGAGCCAAGGCTGGCCTCCAGCTCACCACTGAGCCTTGCTGGTTGCAAACCTGCATTTTGGGAAGGCGTAGGAATAGTTTTTACCCCATTGAGCTAAACGCATTCAAAACATTTTCATGAAAGGAGAATTTAAGTACAAGCCCAGGGGTACCTCTCAAAagagaggagagcagggctccaAGAAGGGGTGGGAGTGAGGAGGAGGTGAGCAGGCTCCTTCTCACCATGTGGACAATAGGACTTGCTTTGCTGGCAGCTGCAATCTCCCTTAGTTATCCAGGGGTATCCTCCCACAGAGCAGCCACTTGGAGAATTAGCAACGTGTCCAAATGCAATATGGTTGCTATTATGGGTAATATATATTTAACACTCTGCAGGGACCATTTAAACCTGCATCtgcaggaaggggaaaaaagtcagGTTTGCTTTCTTGGCAGAGTGCAGATCAGAGAGTCCAATCTGTAATGTCTCTTGGTATGTTTTatgtgggtgggttttgttaaATTA
This sequence is a window from Zonotrichia albicollis isolate bZonAlb1 chromosome 3, bZonAlb1.hap1, whole genome shotgun sequence. Protein-coding genes within it:
- the ITPKB gene encoding inositol-trisphosphate 3-kinase B; the protein is MAVYCYALNSLVMMNSNSEVTSGGSKTPPPPGQVLPRGPETPGGCRSLPVFSPAPVPPRSPRCGPAFLFPLPEEPLRQPGSPGGRRGSRGEEGQPGPPMARQLQRELHNVQVNQKVGLFEAHIQAHSSAAQPPRSPRLARPRPASPTAAPALALGTAPRPRALGESEAPDAGGEQLCVSAAEPARRPGMAVGLADSSSNPLEQCGPDAARQEEVVVVPTGLKGQHPAVGGSIPAVIVTDLGGPEEEAGAVPPGSLPVRKLSSSSASSTGFSSSWEESEEDISSDPERTLDQTPAFLQTLDQQKPRVSKSWRKIKNMVHWSPFVMSFKKKYPWIQLAGHAGSFKAAANGRILKKHCESEQRCLDRLMNDVLKPYVPAYHGDVVKDGERYNQMEDLLAEFDSPCVMDCKMGVRTYLEEELIKARKKPSLRKDMYQKMIEVDPDAPTEEENVLRAVTKPRYMQWRETISSTATLGFRIEGIKKEDGTVNRDFKKTRTKEQVMEAFSEFTRGNRNVLNSYLNRLKGIRATLETSPFFKCHEVIGSSLLFIHDKQEQAKVWMIDFGKTTPLPEGQVLQHNVPWVEGNREDGYLWGLDNLIQILTELSQSEDLH